The Coffea arabica cultivar ET-39 chromosome 8e, Coffea Arabica ET-39 HiFi, whole genome shotgun sequence genome window below encodes:
- the LOC113702657 gene encoding uncharacterized protein encodes MADGFEDEVEPTISIGEYLEGVEEQELEADLVLVGDEGKECTYNKGYLKRQAIFSCLTCTPDGNAGVCTACSLSCHDGHEIAELWTKRNFRCDCGNSKFGEAYCKLFPNKDVENLENSYNHNFKGLYCTCNRPYPDPDAEEQVEMIQCCICEDWFHEEHLGLEPSDEIPRDEEGEPLYEDLICQACSNICFFLTLYPQTIRVTVRQPHVANSAKDKEVIENAPSSFASSEKQHGDCSADTSTGDSTSGAVSVGKGILIGQIKANTAVVLERSQTAGPSKTCIIGTNLLEAAPKPEKSKAMLFCKNWREVLCRCENCLEFYSQKRISFLLDREDSIAEYEKIGKQKRDEKLQQQQGQELSFLSKLGHVEKMEILSGIADMKNEIHSFLESFDASKPITADDVHQVFENLAKKRRRMP; translated from the exons ATGGCTGACGGGTTCGAAGATGAAGTTGAGCCAACGATTTCAATCGGCGAGTACCTCGAGGGCGTCGAGGAACAGGAGCTA GAAGCAGATTTGGTCCTGGTTGGTGATGAGGGGAAAGAATGCACATACAACAAAGGTTATCTGAAGAGGCAGGCCATATTCTCTTGCTTGACATGCACACCAGATGGGAATGCTGGGGTTTGCACAGCCTGTAGTTTGTCCTGCCATGATGGCCATGAG ATTGCGGAACTTTGGACCAAGCGGAATTTTAGGTGTGACTgtggaaattcaaaatttggagaGGCCTATTGTAAGCTATTTCCCAACAAAGATGTGGAGAATTTGGAGAATTCTTACAATCATAATTTCAAAGGTTTATATTGCACGTGCAATCGCCCCTACCCTGATCCAGATGCTGAAGAACAGGTAGAGATGATTCAGTGCTGCATATGTGAGGACTGGTTTCATGAGGAGCATCTTGGTCTTGAACCTTCTGATGAG ATACCAAGGGATGAAGAGGGGGAGCCTTTGTATGAGGACCTAATATGTCAGGCTTGCTCGAACATTTGCTTCTTTCTGACTCTTTATCCTCAAACTATTAGGGTCACAGTCAGGCAACCGCATGTAGCAAATTCTGCCAAGGATAAAGAAGTCATTGAAAATGCTCCTTCATCTTTTGCATCATCAGAGAAGCAACATGGAGATTGTTCAGCTGACACTTCTACTGGAGATTCCACTTCTGGAGCTGTCTCTGTTGGGAAGGGTATTCTCATAGGACAAATTAAAGCCAACACTGCAGTTGTGCTGGAACGCAGTCAAACTGCAGGCCCAAGTAAGACATGTATTATTGGGACAAATCTGCTTGAAGCAGCACCAAAACCGGAGAAAAGCAAAGCAATGTTATTTTGTAAAAACTGGAGAGAAGTTCTCTGCAGATGTGAAAATTGTTTAGAATTCTACTCTCAGAAAAGAATTAGCTTCTTGCTTGACAGAGAGGATTCAATCGCTGAATATGAGAAAATAGGAAAGCAGAAGAGGGACGAAAAGCTGCAGCAACAACAGGGTCAGGAATTGAGTTTCCTCAGTAAGCTTGGCCATGTTGAGAAAATGGAGATTTTGAGTGGCATTGCCGACATGAAAAATGAGATTCATTCTTTCCTG GAGTCTTTTGACGCATCAAAACCGATCACAGCTGATGATGTTCACCAGGTCTTTGAGAATCTTGCCAAAAAACGTAGGCGTATGCCGTAA